DNA from Nitrospira sp.:
GTGGACTTCGACGTGGCGACTGATCCCAACGTCGATCAGCTCCTTGCGCACATGCGGTACGCGCAGGCGGAGCCGCAATTGCCGAAGGAGGTGAAGGGGTACGGCGTGACCATCCGCAAATCCATGGGCATGCCGCTGGTCCTGTTCTCGCTGTATTCGCCGAACGGGACGTATGACGCGCGGTTCCTCGCCAATTATGCCTACATCAACGTGGCCGATCTGCTCGCCCGCGACCCCGGGGTCGGGCAGGTGACGATTTTCGGGGCCGGTCAATATGCCATGCGGCTCTGGGTGAAGCCCGATCAACTGGCGAAACTCGGCCTCACGGTCCAGGATATTTTGAACGCACTGAAACAGCAGAACGTGGTCGTGCCGATCGGCCAAGTGGGTGCGGCGCCCGTGCCGGACGGTCAGGAATTCACCTACACGGTGCGGACGCAAGGAAGACTGGTGACCGAAGACGAGTTCGGGGACATCATCCTGCGCGCCAACGGAGATGGCTCCTTCGTCCGGCTGCGGGATGTCGGTCGCGCAGAACTCGGTTCGCAACTGTACAACTTCGTGTCGCGCCTGAACGGCGTCCCGACGGCCGCTATCGCGGTCTACCAGCTGCCGGGGTCGAACGCGATCGAGACCGTGGCGCGGATCCGCGCGCTGATGGCCGAGCTGCAGCGGCGGTTCCCGGACGATCTGGCCGCGGTAGTGTCGTTGGACACGACCCTGGCCGTGACGGAGGGGTTGCACGAAATCCTCACCACGCTCTGGCAGGCCGTGCTCCTGGTCATCATCGTCGTCTTCCTGTTTTTGCAAAGCTGGCGCGCCACGTTGATTCCGTTACTGGCCGTGCCCGTGTCCTTGATCGGCACCTTTGCCGTCTTCCCGCTCCTGGGTTTTTCGATCAACACGCTGTCGTTGTTCGGGTTGGTCCTGGCCATCGGACTTGTGGTGGACGACGCGATCGTGGTGGTGGAAGCGGTCACCCACCACCTCGAACAGGGGCTGGCGCCGCGTGAGGCGACGCTGAAGGCGATGGAGGAGGTGGCGGGGCCGGTGCTGGCGATCGCCTTGATCCTGACGGCGGTGTTCGTGCCGACGGCGTTCATTCCGGGGATCACGGGGCGGCTCTACCAGCAGTTTGCCGTGACGATCGCGGTGTCGGTGCTGCTGTCGGCGGTGAACGCGTTGACGTTGAGTCCGGCGCTGGCGGCGTTGTTGTTGAAACCGACGGCCCCGGCGCGGGGCTGGTTGGGCCGGTGCTTCGGCCGGTTCAACCGGGCGTTCGCGCGGCTGACGGAGGGCTATGTGGGGTGGTGCGGGAGCCTGATGCAGAAGGCGGGCCGGACGCTGGTGGCGCTGGGGCTGGTCACGCTGGCCGCCGGGCTGCTCGGCGCCCGCCTGCCCAGCGGCTTCATCCCGCTGGAAGATACGGGGTACTTCTTAGTGAACGTTCAGCTCCCGCCGGCCGCCTCGCTTCAACGGACGGATGCCGTGATGAAACAAATCGATACGATCGTCTCGCAGACCCCGGGCGTCGAGTATTACACGACGGTCTCCGGTTATGGAGTCTTGAGCCAAACCTTTACTACCTATAATGCCGTGGTGTTCGTGGCGTTGAAACCTTGGGCCGAACGGACGACCAAGGAGGAGCGATACAAGTCGATCGTCTTGTCGCTCAACAAACGACTGCAGCAGGTTCCGGAAGCGGCCGCGTTTGCTTTTCCGCCTCCCGCCATTCCCGGCGTGGGGACCACCGGCGCCGTCACCTTTCTGCTGGAGGACCGTGCCGGCCGGCCGTTTCAATTCTTGGCCGAGCACACCGAGAAGTTTATTGATGCGGCTTCCAAGCGGCCGGAGATGGCCCGCGTCATGACGACGCTGATTCCCAGCACGCCGCAATGGCTGGCCGATGTGGATCGTGATAAGGCGTTGAAGCAAGGTGTCGCGCTGGACGATCTGTACCAGACGCTCCAAACCTTCATGGGAGGAGCCTTCGTCAACTACTTCAACCGTTTCGGCCGCCTCTGGCAGGTGTATGTGGAGGCGGAACCGGAGTATCGAACCAAGGCCGAGCAGGTCGGGCAGTTCTACGTTCAAAACGCCGACGACCAGATGGTGCCTCTCTCGACGCTGGTGACGATGCGGCCGGTCGATGGTCCGGAGTTTACGATGCGGTTCAACGAGTACCGGGCGGCGCAAATCAACGCCATGCCGGCGCTGGGTTATAGTTCACGGCAAGTCATGGCCGCCCTTGAAACGGTGTTTGACGACACAATGCCGAAAGAAATGGGCTTCGATTACATGGGCATGGCCTACCAGGAAAAAGTCGCCGCGGAAGGGGTGTCGCCGGTGGTCATTTTCGGCTTCTCGCTGTTGTTCGTGTTTTTGATTTTGGCGGCGCAGTACGAGAGTTGGGCCTTGCCGGTCAGTGTGCTCATGACGACCCCGGTCTCCGTGTTCGGCGCCTTCGCCGCCCTCTGGGCCATCGGATTGGAGAACGACGTCTATTCGCAGATCGGACTCGTCATGCTGATCGGGTTGAGCGCGAAAAACGCGATCCTCATCGTGGAATTTGCACGGTTGGAAGTACAGAATGGGCGGCCGTTGATCGAGGCGGCATTGACCGGTGCAAGGCTTCGCCTGCGGCCGATTTTGATGACCGCATTCGCGTTCATCCTCGGGGTGCTTCCGCTGGTGTTGGCCTCCGGCGCCGGCGCCCATGCCAGGGTGATTCTCGGCTTCACGGTGTTGGGCGGCATGGTGGCCGCCACGGTGCTGGCGATCGTGCTGATTCCTGTGTGCTATTACCTCGTCGAACGGTGGATCGCCGGTGGCGCGAGTCCCGCGACCGGGAGGGGAGCCCTGTTGTTGGGCGAAGGGTTGCAACCGGTGAAAGGAGACCACTGAGTATGCGGCGCTGGGTCGTGGCCCTCGTGTTTCTGACGGGGCTGGCTGCGTGCAAGATGGGGCCGGACTACACGCGTCCGGCAACGCCCGCCGTGGATTCCTGGCGTCTGGCGCCAGCCGCGTCGGAATCGATCGCGAATCTTCCCTGGTGGGAGTTGCTGAAGGATGAAGCGCTTCAGCAGTTGATCAAGATTGCATTGGCCGAAAATCAGGACTTGCGCACGGCGATGGCGACGGTCGAGCAGTATCGCAGTCAATTGGTCATGGCCCGCTTCGACCTCGCTCCGTCGTTGTCCTACAACAGCCATGCGTTTTTGTTTCAGACGCAAAAGAATGCGAACACCATTCCGACCGGTGGCGGGGCCCCGATCGTCATTCCCGGGCAACCGGGAGGTTCGGGGGGCACGACGTTTTCAAACGAAGCCGCCTTCGGCAGTCTCAAATGGGAAATCGATCTTTGGGGCCGGCTTCGTCGCAACGTGGAGGCGTCGCGAGCGCAGTTGTTTGCACAGGAAGAGAATCAACGCGCCGTGGTATTGGGGCTTGTCAGTGGTGTAGGGGAGACATACTTCGAACTGCGTGCTCTGGATCTTCAAGTGGACATCACCAAACGGACGCTGAAGTCCTGGGAGGAGTCGGTCCGGCTGTCGCAGCTTCGTTACAAGCAGGGCTATATCCCGAAATTGGATCTCGATCGGTTCGAGGCGGAACGAGCCGGCACCGCGGCCAAGTTGGCAGAACTGGAAAAGCAGGCCGTTCAGAAGGAGAATCAACTCAGTGCGTTGCTGGGACGGAAGCCGGCATCGATCGCGCGAGGCCTCGCGCTCACGGAGCAGCCGATGCCTCCGGCTGTCCCGGCCGGACTGCCGTCGGATCTCCTGCAGCGTCGTCCGGACCTGTTGCAGGCCGAGCAGGAACTTGCTGCGGCCACGGCCGGGATCGGTGTGGCCCAAGCGCAGCGGTTCCCACAACTTGCCCTCACCGGTTCCATGGGGGTGGCGAGTACGCAGCTGTCATCGCAATCGCTTGGTCCCTTGCTCATTCAGAACATCGGTGGGTCCCTGGCCGGCCCCCTGCTCAACGCGACGGCCCTGGGCTATCAAGTGAAGGTCAATGAAATGAAGGCGCAGCAGGCGGCGTTGCAATATGAAAAGGCCGTCGTCACGGCGCTGAAAGAAGTGGAGGATGCCTTGATCGCGGTGCAAAAAACGCGGGAGCAGCGGGAGGCGCAAGAGCAACAGGTGGCGGCATTACAGTCGGCGCTTCGTCTGGCCGACCAGCGGTATCAGGGCGGACGGGCCAGTTATCTCGATGTGTTGACGAGTCAGCGCAGTCTCTTCGATGCGGAGCTGGCGCTGGCGCGGACGCGGCAGACTCAGTTGATATCGGTGGTCCAACTCTATAAGGCGTTGGGAGGCGGGTGGTCCGTTGTGGATCATCAGGAAAATAATTTTTCCAAACCACATGCTCGCAAGGAACTCTCGCCTGCCCTTGCGACTCACTAGCAGATTATTTTTTTAAATCCTCTCCAACCCTTGACTCTTCCAGGCGACCCTGTTATTTTCAAGACCGCTTTTGATCCAGCCTAGTGGCCGATGCGGTTTCAATCCCCGCGACGGATTCTCAGGAACATCAGATCAAAAAATATCTGCTGACCCTCTTGACAAGGTCAGAGCCGCGTAGTAAAGTGCGCGGCTCGCGTGAAGAACGCGGCAGTTCTTTGACAACTGAATAGAGCGAGAAATGAGTAAGGTAAGGTGTATTGAAGAGGTGGCCCTCGGGTCCAATTCCAATAGAACCTTTATGAGAGTTTGATCCTGGCTCAGAACGAACGCTGGCGGCGCGCCTAATACATGCAAGTCGAGCGAGAAGGTGTAGCAATACACTTGTAAAGCGGCGAACGGGTGAGGAATACATGGGTAATCTACCATCGAGTGGGGAATAACCAGCCGAAAGGCTGGCTAATACCGCGTACGCTTCCGGGTTTTCGGATTCGGAAGGAAAGCCATGCCGTGGGTATGGCGCTCTTTGATGAGCTCATGTCCTATCAGCTTGTTGGT
Protein-coding regions in this window:
- a CDS encoding RND efflux system, inner membrane transporter → MSRFFIGRPIVAMVISIILVLLGALSVLRLPVSQFPNIAPPEIMLQGTYVGADALTLEQSVATPLEQQMSGVDRMLYMYSINGSNGQTTLRVDFDVATDPNVDQLLAHMRYAQAEPQLPKEVKGYGVTIRKSMGMPLVLFSLYSPNGTYDARFLANYAYINVADLLARDPGVGQVTIFGAGQYAMRLWVKPDQLAKLGLTVQDILNALKQQNVVVPIGQVGAAPVPDGQEFTYTVRTQGRLVTEDEFGDIILRANGDGSFVRLRDVGRAELGSQLYNFVSRLNGVPTAAIAVYQLPGSNAIETVARIRALMAELQRRFPDDLAAVVSLDTTLAVTEGLHEILTTLWQAVLLVIIVVFLFLQSWRATLIPLLAVPVSLIGTFAVFPLLGFSINTLSLFGLVLAIGLVVDDAIVVVEAVTHHLEQGLAPREATLKAMEEVAGPVLAIALILTAVFVPTAFIPGITGRLYQQFAVTIAVSVLLSAVNALTLSPALAALLLKPTAPARGWLGRCFGRFNRAFARLTEGYVGWCGSLMQKAGRTLVALGLVTLAAGLLGARLPSGFIPLEDTGYFLVNVQLPPAASLQRTDAVMKQIDTIVSQTPGVEYYTTVSGYGVLSQTFTTYNAVVFVALKPWAERTTKEERYKSIVLSLNKRLQQVPEAAAFAFPPPAIPGVGTTGAVTFLLEDRAGRPFQFLAEHTEKFIDAASKRPEMARVMTTLIPSTPQWLADVDRDKALKQGVALDDLYQTLQTFMGGAFVNYFNRFGRLWQVYVEAEPEYRTKAEQVGQFYVQNADDQMVPLSTLVTMRPVDGPEFTMRFNEYRAAQINAMPALGYSSRQVMAALETVFDDTMPKEMGFDYMGMAYQEKVAAEGVSPVVIFGFSLLFVFLILAAQYESWALPVSVLMTTPVSVFGAFAALWAIGLENDVYSQIGLVMLIGLSAKNAILIVEFARLEVQNGRPLIEAALTGARLRLRPILMTAFAFILGVLPLVLASGAGAHARVILGFTVLGGMVAATVLAIVLIPVCYYLVERWIAGGASPATGRGALLLGEGLQPVKGDH
- a CDS encoding Efflux transport system, outer membrane factor (OMF) lipoprotein produces the protein MRRWVVALVFLTGLAACKMGPDYTRPATPAVDSWRLAPAASESIANLPWWELLKDEALQQLIKIALAENQDLRTAMATVEQYRSQLVMARFDLAPSLSYNSHAFLFQTQKNANTIPTGGGAPIVIPGQPGGSGGTTFSNEAAFGSLKWEIDLWGRLRRNVEASRAQLFAQEENQRAVVLGLVSGVGETYFELRALDLQVDITKRTLKSWEESVRLSQLRYKQGYIPKLDLDRFEAERAGTAAKLAELEKQAVQKENQLSALLGRKPASIARGLALTEQPMPPAVPAGLPSDLLQRRPDLLQAEQELAAATAGIGVAQAQRFPQLALTGSMGVASTQLSSQSLGPLLIQNIGGSLAGPLLNATALGYQVKVNEMKAQQAALQYEKAVVTALKEVEDALIAVQKTREQREAQEQQVAALQSALRLADQRYQGGRASYLDVLTSQRSLFDAELALARTRQTQLISVVQLYKALGGGWSVVDHQENNFSKPHARKELSPALATH